The Carassius auratus strain Wakin chromosome 34, ASM336829v1, whole genome shotgun sequence genomic sequence catataaattaaaattgtatttgttgtaaaataaacataccacatttttaaacaacacTTTTAAACAATAACGTTACTCGTCTACAAACCAACGTACTGGTAAGATTTAATGAAAGCAAACCGAGTTCCATGTGAACTCACCAATCCTGCTCACAGCAAACCAGCCATTTTAAACCTCTCATATAAACATTGCGTGTAATAAGTAACAAACTTGGCATCGCATCATTTTGTTATTAACTCAAAGCACGAATACATTCCTAACCGTGACCTTGCAGCTGTAATAGATGGACGCTTATAAAACATTGTGCTATCTCAGTCACACAAGTCAAATAATCACAGAAACAACTAACTCAGATGGTGCAGCTATATATGTTAACATACAAGTCTTACCATTTCTGATCTTTATGAAAAGCGCGTCCGGCAGATCAGCACTAGACAGTCACACTAGACCACTTGACTCCTCCGATCCACGTGAAGAAGAAATGTCTGGAAGAGCACTGCGCATGCGCCGAGAGGTAACGCTAAATCGACCCCCGTCCCGCGATCGAGAATATTCCTTGGTCGCCTAAACGttacattaatacatttgaatatttttttcatgtttcaaagCCACTGTTAGTTTGGAAACCAAGTGTTTTATACGCTTGACATAGCACTTAACAACTGTAATATCTGTAATGTTTATGTATGGCTTTCAGTACAGAGAACAATAACAAGTGATTCAAACGTAAAATATGGCGACAAAGATTGCAAAATTAAAGTTGATtacaaataacaaaagaaaagtaGTAAAAGGCTACCTAAATAGGTacctaaattataaaataataatactaactcACTCTAAATAcgagaaaaaaacattatacaacATGAATACAAATATATTGACTCAATCAATATGTTAGATATGTTAGACTTTTAACcgaataaaaaaaagtcaaatgcaaTAATTTTCCTTGTTGCACAATTTTGACCTCTGACGTCTTTTTTTCTCCAATAGAATCTGCGAAAATTCTCGAACTTGACGCCCCGTAACTAGCATAACAAAAATTCAgttggtttattttcatatacttTAGTTATATGCTCATTCGGTATAAACGAAATATGGTGAAtggctattgaaaaaaaaaaaaacgaaagtaTCTATGTATTTAAGAGCATAATGCGTATCTATTGTTTGATAGTGTTGTGTTATTCAGATGCCAGGGTGGAGGGAGGTTACCCGGATGAAGAACACATGTGAGTTCAGTCTGCAGCAACTCTTAGCGGCTTCTTTTCTTCTTATATCACTCACAGTCTGCTGAACTCACGGACACGCGCATCCTTTCGTTCATCTCCTGATCACTCTGCAGTAAGTCAGTCAATTCGTTCTCCTCATTTATAAAAGCCAATAAACATACTATACTGCATAACGCTATTTACTGGCCtggtaatataaagattaatGAGATCCAAGAGGCAGATATGGGACGTTACCTCATTTCGTAATGCTAGAACTATCAGTTGGTTTTGTGGAGTTgtaagttttgtatgtttattgtgTAATTAGCTCTCATTTGATCCTGTCGTATTGTAGAACTATACTTTTATGGCAGATTCTGATGGTGCTCTTCAGAGTAACTGGGACGAGAGCaacaaatatattatacacatcaCATGCATTCCTTGGTGATTATATATCTACTGCCTTGACTACTGCGTTATTAGCAAAATGATAAAGTTCAGTGAAATGTGGTGATTATAGCTTGCATGCTAACTATAACAGATTCTGTGAAAATGAGGCCTAAGAATTTTCCCCGTTATGTATGAAATATTTAATCGGTGTCAAGGCTACAAAGGTTAGTTTTGCTAAAACTAAAGGAAAATCCCGGGAATTTTGTAACTTGAAGGCACTGAGATGAAATGAGGTCTCTGTCGTGACGCGGAGTGATTTTGACCTTGTGACGCCCTGAACACACGTGGGGTGGATGAGAGACCTACTACAGGCTTTGAATGACGCGTGTACCTTACATCAACATTTCAGATTCTTGTAATTATTACCTGCTTTTATCACTGCTTTATTACCTGCTTTTCCCACTTTATAGTTGATAATCTAGCTTTTCGAAACATTGCAGTTACTGTCCAGGCGAACCAGAGAACGGAAAGCATTGATATTTTTGACACAAAATATCATGAGGATaagttaatgaatgaatgaatgaatcggGTAAAGATTTATATAATGCTTTCAGGTACCAACGGTGTCAAAGACTAATTTTTGGTATCCGGACTTGTTCTCATGTGACCTCGACACAAgactttaaatttgtattattatgattttttttctcagtggctTGAAAGTGGGTGGGGAGGTTAAATGTCGTGCATAAATGTCTCTACTATCAGGCATCAGCCAATCAAAAACGACTCTGTTCCAACATCAGCCAATGCCACGGGATTTGGGCGGGGCTACCTGCTTGTGTAAAATCAGTTGTTCTCAACCTGGTAACCAGAAGAATATTCTGAGATTGCCTCAAgatgacttaaaattatttttaatgacaaaaaaaaaaaaaaaagcctaattcTTAAAGTGTGATTTTGTGACTTCTAAAAGtcattgttttaaacaaaaatttttattaaaaaaaaaatatatatttttttttcgtcATGCCAAATTCGAATATATATTTCAGGTaaaagatagatatatatatatatatatatatatatatatatatatatatatatatatatatatatatatatatatatatatatatatatatatatatatatatatatattacaattttttaattcataaagcTTATTAACTGGATAAAGGGCCCTTGAAAACTGTGGTCTAAATGATTTGAGGGTTTCTGAAaaccatattttttttctgataaagtAGAACTTAACACACATCATGAAtaacctttttttatattatgcttCTACACTTTTTCTTATAGAAATGCTGCGTTTACCTAGTGTGATGAAACAGATGAGGCCAGTGTGCAGGGCGCTGGCCCCACACCTGACCCGTGCGTATGCCAAGGAAGTCAAGTTTGGAGCAGATGCCCGGGCCATGATGCTCCAGGGCGTTGACCTGCTGGCTGATGCTGTGGCCGTCACCATGGGACCAAAGGTATGCCGAGTTCAATGACTGTTCAGTTGCCTGGAGAACAGCTAATACGTTACTCCTCTTAAAGTCACATTTGAAATCAATGGCAGAAACGACTAGATTTGCCTCTTTCCCTCAGGGTCGCAACGTTATCATTGAGCAGAGCTGGGGCAGCCCCAAAGTCACCAAAGATGGTGTCACAGTTGCCAAAAGTATCGACCTGAAGGATAGGTATAAGAACATTGGGGCGAAGCTGGTACAGGATGTGGCCAACAATACTAACGAGGAGGCTGGAGACGGCACCACAACCGCCACAGTCTTGGCCCGGGCTATTGCCAAAGAGGGATTTGACACCATCAGCAAAGGAGCCAACCCTGTGGAGATCCGTAGAGGAGTCATGCTGGCGGTGGAAGAAGTCATCAATGAACTCAAGAAACTCTCCAAGCCGGTCACAACACCAGAGGAAATTGCCCAGGTAAGAAGTGCCCAATAAATTGagcactaaatgttttttttttctcttaactTTTTACTTCTGTCAATCTTTTTTTGGTATAGGTGGCCACTATTTCTGCCAATGGAGACACTGAAGTTGGTACCATCATCTCCAATGCTATGAAGAAAGTGGGCCGCAAGGGTGTTATTACAGTGAAGGTAGGCTGCTACAGTGGAAGTAATGTTTAGTACAGGAGGAATGATGGCGTGATCCTTAAAATACTTGACACTTGGGCTGTAATTCTTGTTTAAAGGATGGTAAAACCCTACATGATGAGCTTGAGATCATTGAGGGCATGAGGTTCGACCGTGGCTACATTTCTCCTTACTTCATCAACACAGCTAAAGGTGTGTGTTTTGTATTAGAAGGTCATGTGTTTCTATCAATTTCAATGCTGGAATGACAACCACATATATTCTCTGTTTGCAGGTCAGAAGTGTGAGTTCCAGGATGCTTTTTTGCTTCTGAGTGAGAAGAAGATCTCCAGTGTACAGAGTATCGTGCCAGCACTAGAAATGGCCAACCAGCATCGCAAGCCTCTGGTCATCATTGCTGAAGATGTGGACGGAGAGGCACTCAGCACTCTGGTCCTCAACAGGTTGGTCTCTTAAAAACACCTTAGCTCAGGAAATGCTTGGAATGGATAAATATGAAATAGAATAAGGTTTTATTACATTTACTATTAACTCATTTTTTTTAAGGGATGGTCCTTTTGAGTTATAGGGGTAGTCGGTTATTTAAAGATTCTGGGttaaaggtcagttcttaaaCTCACCAACAGGTTGAAGGTTGGACTTCAGGTCGTTGCAGTCAAGGCTCCAGGATTCGGTGACAACAGAAAAAACCAGCTCCAGGATATGGCCATTTCCACTGGAGGCACGGTATGTGCCTAGGCTTTTGTCTTCATCTGAATTCATTACATGAATTAATAGCTCGCTTAAAACATCTCATTTATGTAGTGCTTTATCATCTCATATGGCAGTTGCCATTGCCTATAATAGCCTCATAAAGTCTGTTAACAAACCTGATCTGTGTGTTTTCAGGTGTTCGGTGATGAGGCTATGAGTCTGGCCATTGAGGACATCCAGACTCATGACTTTGGCAGAGTCGGAGAGGTCATCGTGACAAAGGATGACACAATGCTCCTCAAAGGCCGTGGTGATCCAGCAGCCATTGAAAAGCGTGTGAATGAGATCGCTGAACAGCTGGAGAGCACAAACAGTGACTACGAGAAGGAGAAACTCAACGAGCGTCTGGCCAAGCTCTCTGATGGAGTGGCTGTGATTAAGGTATGAAAGCAGAAAACGTGTAGCATCTTTTTATTAGTATACTGTATACTTCATCATTATCAAAAATGATCATTCTGTTTATTAGGTTGGAGGAACAAGTGACGTTGAAGTGAATGAGAAGAAGGACCGTGTCACTGATGCGCTGAACGCCACTCGAGCCGCTGTGGAGGAGGGAATCGTTCTTGGAGGAGGATGTGCCCTGCTGCGCTGCATCCCAGCCCTGGACAACATCAAGCCAGCCAATAATGATCAAAAGATCGGTAAAGACTGAAGTTTAGATCTTTTCCTCCCAGATGACCTGTAAGTAATAATCCTGTTCTTAACTTCtcaaaactgacttttttttttttttttggttcttaaAGGTATCGAAATTATTCGCAGTGCGCTTCGTATTCCTGCAATGACCATTGCCAAGAATGCAGGAGTTGACGGCTCTCTGGTGGTGGAGAAGATCTTGCAGAGCGCTCCAGAGATTGGATATGATGCTATGAATGGAGAATATGTAAACATGGTCGAAAAAGGCATTATTGACCCCACgaaggtgtgtatgtgtgattcACAAACCTAGgttattgttttaaattagtaaTAATGATGAATGAATAATCAGAGCGGTTTCTGTTAATTAATATCTGACATGTACAATATATCACCATATTGGTCGACATTATAACacactactgtttaaatgtttgtcaGTCTGATGTTAGTGTCTTATCTTtactatttttatatagtttacaATTACTTTAAACAAATAGTATTGAATTTAAGatctttttttgccatttatcAGTTACtggctgtaaaataaaaatggacttCTCCGTATCAGCCAGAATTGTAATGTTGATGCATCCCTATCAAAAACATAATGCTCTTATGTTGAGGGagattattgtttttgtctcctCCTGCAGGTCGTGAGGACTGCATTGCTAGATGCTGCAGGTGTTGCATCTCTGCTGGCTACTGCTGAAGCTGTAGTCACTGAGATACCAAAGGAGGAGAAGGACACGCCAGCTGGAGGAATGGGTGGAATGGGAGGCATGGGAGGTATGGGTGGCATGGGATTCTAAACTGATCTGCACTGACTTTAGTGAAAGGGTTGAGGGCAGGGGACATGATTTGCCCCTCCCTTTCAACTTGGAAAAACCTTCTGAAATTGAGTGAAGGTGGTCTGATCTTGGAGCAAAAGAAATGGACCTTCCAGTCTCCCATCCTTCTACTACTATGTCCAATATCATCTCTCTACTCATGGCTGAAGATGTCACCCTACTGCTTTAAAGACAAGTTCTTGATAATGTGACCAGAGAGAGTGTCTGCCTGTTCTGTAACATTGTGTTCACCAACATCTAATGGGAAAGTGCATTTAACATTGCATATTATCTTGCTATTGTATTTTATGAATGTCA encodes the following:
- the LOC113053149 gene encoding 60 kDa heat shock protein, mitochondrial-like, yielding MLRLPSVMKQMRPVCRALAPHLTRAYAKEVKFGADARAMMLQGVDLLADAVAVTMGPKGRNVIIEQSWGSPKVTKDGVTVAKSIDLKDRYKNIGAKLVQDVANNTNEEAGDGTTTATVLARAIAKEGFDTISKGANPVEIRRGVMLAVEEVINELKKLSKPVTTPEEIAQVATISANGDTEVGTIISNAMKKVGRKGVITVKDGKTLHDELEIIEGMRFDRGYISPYFINTAKGQKCEFQDAFLLLSEKKISSVQSIVPALEMANQHRKPLVIIAEDVDGEALSTLVLNRLKVGLQVVAVKAPGFGDNRKNQLQDMAISTGGTVFGDEAMSLAIEDIQTHDFGRVGEVIVTKDDTMLLKGRGDPAAIEKRVNEIAEQLESTNSDYEKEKLNERLAKLSDGVAVIKVGGTSDVEVNEKKDRVTDALNATRAAVEEGIVLGGGCALLRCIPALDNIKPANNDQKIGIEIIRSALRIPAMTIAKNAGVDGSLVVEKILQSAPEIGYDAMNGEYVNMVEKGIIDPTKVVRTALLDAAGVASLLATAEAVVTEIPKEEKDTPAGGMGGMGGMGGMGGMGF